GCAGCGAGGCACGACGTGAGATATTCGCTGATTGGGAGAAGAGTCCACCATCCATGTTAGCCGGTCTCAGTTCGTCGGACAGAAGACCAAGCAGCGACTCTGTAGGTGTCGCGCGCGACCAGATTCGTGGCTCCAGCTTGTTCATGGTCGGAAACGTGTTCTCCCTGGCGATCACGTTTCTTCCTCATCTGGTGCTGGTACGCTACCTGACTACTGAAGCGTTTGGTCACTGGGCTTATGCATTGTCTCTGGTAACGGTAGGCAAGACATACGCACTTGGATTCAATGAAGCGATGAGTCGCTTCGTGCCCATATATCATGCAAAACAAGAGTCGTCGAAGGCGCTCGGCAGTATCGTTGTGGTTTTTGCAGTGACGCTTCTGATCAGCTGCTCTCTGATTACAATCTTCGCTGTGGCGTCCCACCCGATTCTGGAGATTCTTACAAAAGGCAGAGAGCCGGTCGGCCTGCTGTTGATCCTGATGATTCTGATTCCGCTAGAAACCACGGATCTTTTGATCATGAACTTGTTCGCTTGCTTCGCTCGGACTCGGGAGGTCTTCTGGGGGCGATACATTCTCCCGCCTGTGCTGCGGGCGACCGTGATCGCGTTGACGGTGTTTCGGCATGAGGGGCTGTCGTTCCTTGCGTATGGCTATCTACTGGTCGAGTTCCTCACTATTGTTTCGTTTGGCGCGCTGCTCGTTCGCGAATTGCGCCGGCAGAAGATGCTTCAACATCTAAAGTGCGTCAGGTTTCCGGTTCGCGAGATCTTCGGATTTAGTGTGCCACTGATGGGCTCGAACGTGATCGGCATGATTGGTGGCTCAATCCCAGTGTTACTTCTTGGGTACTTCCATCCAATCTCAACGGTTGCCTACTACCGCGTCGTGCTGCCTGCTGCAGGTCTGAGCGGTATGATTCCGGGGAATTTCATGCCGCTCTATATGCCATCAGCCTCGCGTCTATTCGCTAAGGGCGATACCCGTGGGATCAACCACCTCTTTTGGGAAACCTCGCTTTGGATGAGCGCGCTGGCATTTCCGATCTTCCTTATCACTTGCTGCTCTGCACGAACGCTAACAAGCTTTCTCTATGGCGCACGGTATGCGCCTTCGGCCTCAATTCTGGCGATCCTCTCGCTTGGCTATTTCTCCAACGTTATTTTCGCCTTCAGCGGCGTGACCTTGAAAGTTCTTGGCAAGGTCCGCTTGATGGTGATCCTGAATATTGTGACTCCGATCATCATCGTAGTACTGAACCTGTTGTTCATTCCGCGCTACGGAGCTATCGGCGCTGCGGTCGCAACAGCATCAGGCCTGATTGTGCAGAATATCCTCCGGCAGCTGGGGTTGTGGCTAGGAGGTGAGGGCATCAGCTTCTTTGAAAAACGGTATGCCTCGTTCTTTCTAGTGCTTGCGGCGAGCTTCCTTGGTCTGTATTTTATCCAACTCTTCACTCCCAATAATATCTACGTCGCGCTGTCGCTTGCGCTCGCTGTTTCGGGAGTGGTGTTGTGCCTGATTAAGAAGCAGCTTAACGTTGCAGACACGTTCCCGGAAATTCTCCGACTTCCGATCGTTGGCAAGCTTTTCGCTTGATTGTGTAGTCGGATCTCACCCACGAGGCTGGTGAAATGGCCGGTACAGCGCAAACTCCTTTGGACAAGCAGATAGCCAAAACGCCAAGTCGCGCTAATCCGCAGCATCGCGGATGGAGTCGTACTTCCATTTGTCACGTTTGTGAGGGCGGCGCCTGGGCTGGGGCCGAAGTGCAGGCCTCTACGCTATTGCGAGCGCTCGCAAAACATCCTGAAGTCAGCCTCCAGGCAATCATCCTTAAGGAGGGCCGGCTAGCTCACGAATTGCGTAGTGACGGAGTCGTGGTGCAAGTCGTCGACGAAGAGGGGAAGAGCTTCCCGCGGATGATCTCCGAATGCTCAGAGTTTGTGAAGAGCAGAAATATACAGATTCTGCACTCTCACAGCTACAAGGAGAACCTTGTGGCGCTAATGCTCTCTCGCATTTGTAGAGTGCCGTATCTGGTCCGGACCGAGCATGGCCATCCTGAGCCGTATTCAGTCGTTCGCAATCTGAAGCACTGGTGCGTTCTGGCAGCAGATCGTCTGGGAGCCAACACGGCGGACCAACTTGTCAGCGTCAGTTCAGACCTGGGCGAATATTGGAAGCGGCATGTAAATCCGCAAAAGGTGACTGTCATTCGGAATGGAGTAGATCCGGAGCGCGTGAGTTCCAGGTTTAGACCTGACGAAGCAAAGCAGCGGCTGGGCATCCCAGGCGACAGCTTTGTCGTGGGGACTGTTGCTCGACTGGAATGCATAAAACGGCATGATCTCTTCGTGATGACGGCAGGCTATCTTGCAGAGAAGATTCCGAACGGGAATTTCCTCATTGTCGGCGGAGGACGTCAGAAGGACTCTTTGCAGCGGTTGATTCACGATTTCCGCCTGCAGGAACGCGTCTCTCTGCTTGGCGAGCGCGATGACGTTTATGACGTGCTGCGTGCGATGGATGTTCTGCTAATTTGCTCCGACCATGAAGGCATCCCCATGGTCATGCTGGAGGCAATGGCATTGGGAGTCGCGGTGGTTTCACGCAGGGTAGGTGGCGTGTCCGAAGTGATTCAGGATGGAGTGAATGGAATATTGGTCCCATCTGATGATCCAAGGGAGCTAGGTCGAGCTTGTATGTCCATCTACAATAAGCCCCGCTTGCGGAAAGAACTTACTCAAGTTGCCTGCGATGAGGTACACCGCAAGTATTCAGCGGAAAAGAATGCCGAGACCATGGTGGAGTTATACCAATCCATCTGTTACGCGCGTGCGCAGTAGCGTTGTGAAACTCATAGTTCTGGCAGAAGACAGATGCGTGGAGCGCATGTCCCGAAGTGTGTTAGCGAAGAGGCGCTCAACCAGAGAGTAAGGTTTTAGCATGTTTCCCACGATCATACGCAACACGCAGGAGCACCGGCCCATGGGGCTGCTGCTGGCCGCCGTATTGGCGACCGCATGTACTCTAGGGTTGATGGTTGCGTCCGACAACTGGATTGTTGTCGCGGCCATATGTGGCCTCTTGTTATTGCTCGCACGCCCGATTGAAGTAGCTTTAGGACTCTATGCTTTCCTGATACCCTTCGAATCCATGACGACGATAGACAACAGCGATGGTCCAACCCCTACTCTGCTGAGGTATGTGGGCTTGGTTGCGCTCCTCGCAACTGTGGGTGCCGGCTGGCTAAGCGAGCGCATCACCCGGCCTCCAAAGACCGCGCTGTTCTGGTCGTTGTTTATTCTCTGGTGCGCAGTTTCCACGCTATGGGCAATTGATCCAGAGATGGCGCTTCATCGGCTTCCAACTGTGTTGGGCCTGTGGTTGCTCTACATGGCTGTAGTCTCGGTGCGAATGACGGCCAAGGAATTGGCCTGGATTACACTGCTGACAATTCTGGGCGGATGCAGTGCGTCTGTCTATTCTGCCTATATGTTCTTCCAGGCTGGTGACGCTGTCGGCCGTGCCTCGCTCGGAGAAGGATCAACTCTGTCGGATCCGAACTTCTTTGCGATCGCTCTTCTG
This genomic interval from Edaphobacter bradus contains the following:
- a CDS encoding oligosaccharide flippase family protein; protein product: MLAGLSSSDRRPSSDSVGVARDQIRGSSLFMVGNVFSLAITFLPHLVLVRYLTTEAFGHWAYALSLVTVGKTYALGFNEAMSRFVPIYHAKQESSKALGSIVVVFAVTLLISCSLITIFAVASHPILEILTKGREPVGLLLILMILIPLETTDLLIMNLFACFARTREVFWGRYILPPVLRATVIALTVFRHEGLSFLAYGYLLVEFLTIVSFGALLVRELRRQKMLQHLKCVRFPVREIFGFSVPLMGSNVIGMIGGSIPVLLLGYFHPISTVAYYRVVLPAAGLSGMIPGNFMPLYMPSASRLFAKGDTRGINHLFWETSLWMSALAFPIFLITCCSARTLTSFLYGARYAPSASILAILSLGYFSNVIFAFSGVTLKVLGKVRLMVILNIVTPIIIVVLNLLFIPRYGAIGAAVATASGLIVQNILRQLGLWLGGEGISFFEKRYASFFLVLAASFLGLYFIQLFTPNNIYVALSLALAVSGVVLCLIKKQLNVADTFPEILRLPIVGKLFA
- a CDS encoding glycosyltransferase, which encodes MAGTAQTPLDKQIAKTPSRANPQHRGWSRTSICHVCEGGAWAGAEVQASTLLRALAKHPEVSLQAIILKEGRLAHELRSDGVVVQVVDEEGKSFPRMISECSEFVKSRNIQILHSHSYKENLVALMLSRICRVPYLVRTEHGHPEPYSVVRNLKHWCVLAADRLGANTADQLVSVSSDLGEYWKRHVNPQKVTVIRNGVDPERVSSRFRPDEAKQRLGIPGDSFVVGTVARLECIKRHDLFVMTAGYLAEKIPNGNFLIVGGGRQKDSLQRLIHDFRLQERVSLLGERDDVYDVLRAMDVLLICSDHEGIPMVMLEAMALGVAVVSRRVGGVSEVIQDGVNGILVPSDDPRELGRACMSIYNKPRLRKELTQVACDEVHRKYSAEKNAETMVELYQSICYARAQ